The genomic stretch CAATCAGGCACTCAATTCAATCAGAAACTGGGTAATATGAGTCACCATGGCGGCCTCTATTTCTTTTTCAGCAGCTTCCGAGCCTATACCCAGAAAATCAAATTTATAAGGGTTTTTAAGAGACTCTATAGCCAAATCCGATTGAGCTTTGGGAAGGGTCTTTTCAAAATTGGTTACGGCCTTTCCTGTGCATTCAAGCAGCCTGGATTCAATATGAATGGTTAAAACATTACGGGACCAGCCATTGACAAGTGCTCCCTGGGCATAGGCAAGCCGATCGTGTTCTGTTTTCAGCTTACTGAGCAACACCAGATTATGCCCCCAGGGTAATTGTCCAACAGCCTGTTGG from Oceanispirochaeta sp. encodes the following:
- a CDS encoding PDDEXK nuclease domain-containing protein; amino-acid sequence: MYMRAFAEAWREEQIVQQAVGQLPWGHNLVLLSKLKTEHDRLAYAQGALVNGWSRNVLTIHIESRLLECTGKAVTNFEKTLPKAQSDLAIESLKNPYKFDFLGIGSEAAEKEIEAAMVTHITQFLIELSA